Proteins from a single region of Hypomesus transpacificus isolate Combined female chromosome 9, fHypTra1, whole genome shotgun sequence:
- the cast gene encoding calpastatin isoform X30: MPHKKRTHGHRKKAGHEQKTTVGDQQGGGPTTHPTSAAAKSQPKHAPPAPAAQVSSMKPAQFEVQVEVGPPGTKASKEAPEVDPFDALAAILPSVDSVSQPDPPKYTGPEVKEHGLTAEDAMLCGVREDTLPPEYRFENRGPAVKPDVVKKDIPKPMGTDEALDSLSAGFMTSTSPSQKKGEKMESVGAINASTAGISNFAPPPPSKKPEESKTAPATKSAVLPADKKAKVEKKPEESKTAPATKSAVPPADKKAKLEKDDSMSLDALSALGDTLAAAEPAPEPPKLRPEDMVSEGKLKKEKGVRVGERDDTLPPEYRFKDDKHKDLPAPKPEPSMDSGEALDILSGDFMTSSVAPVAPQAPPKQPKADVVAPTKASTVQAPVVPPVHSPEIAICPPCVPQPLDRIPNPIPTVCPPKPQLEKDDSMSLDALSALGDTLAAPEPAPEPPKLRPEDVVSEDKLASEKGVRVGEREDTLPPEYRFRDDKHKDLPALKPEPSMDSGEALDFLSGDFMSPSAAPVVQASIPAAAPPAYTDDFALDALAGDFALDALAGEFVAPAVAPAVQSAADRQLSTGTADALDSLSDTLIDATPVPEPAPIPAKDIIKEKEVAEEKLIKMGERDDSLPPEYRQTKEDLKAKVKSKAKADVKPKQKSMDEADALEVLSGDFSASVTPAASVGVSTVLVPPSLHPENLQAVSGPVLDSLADTLLPDVPEFKPKGEKPKGKSKSRSKSKKNQAEEPSAFDTLSGEMSSDVVPTSMRKGGKS, translated from the exons GTACAAGTAGAAGTTGGGCCCCCAGGAACCAAGGCATCCAAAGAG gcACCTGAAGTGGACCCTTTTGATGCCTTGGCTGCCATTTTGCCATCAGTAGACTCTGTCTCCCAACCAGACCCACCCAAATATACTGGTCCTGAGGTCAAAGAG CATGGCTTGACAGCAGAAGATGCCATGTTGTGTGGGGTCCGAGAAGACACTCTACCGCCTGAATACAGATTTGAAAACAGG GGCCCAGCTGTCAAACCAGATGTTGTGAAAAAGGACATCCCG AAACCCATGGGCACAGACGAGGCTTTGGATTCCCTTTCTGCCGGGTTCATGACCTCAACTTCCCCGAGTCAGAAGAAAGGAGAA AAAATGGAGAGTGTGGGTGCCATTAATGCCTCAACTGCTGGCATCTCCAACTTTGCTCCACCACCCCCTTCCAAG AAACCTGAAGAGTCAAAGACTGCCCCTGCTACAAAGTCTGCTGTTCTCCCTGCTGACAAGAAAGCCAAAGTTGAGAAG AAACCTGAAGAGTCAAAGACTGCACCTGCTACAAAGTCTGCTGTTCCTCCCGCTGACAAGAAAGCCAAACTTGAAAAG gATGACTCCATGTCCCTGGATGCCCTCAGTGCTCTTGGCGACACCCTGGCTGCTGCAGAACCAGCACCTGAACCTCCCAAGCTCAGACCCGAGGATATGGTCTCG GAGGGCAAGTTGAAGAAAGAGAAGGGTGTGCGCGTGGGTGAACGCGATGACACGCTTCCGCCTGAGTACAGGTTCAAAGACGACAAACACAAAGACCTTCCTGCACCCAAGCCTGAA ccCTCCATGGACTCTGGTGAGGCTCTGGATATCTTATCTGGAGACTTCATGACATCGTCTGTTGCGCCAGTTGCACCCCAAGCTCCTCCCAAACAG cCTAAGGCAGATGTTGTTGCACCAACTAAAGCTTCCACAGTCCAGGCCCCTGTTGTTCCTCCTGTACATTCTCCAGAG ATAGCCATTTGTCCTCCATGTGTGCCACAACCTCTTGACAGGATCCCTAACCCTATTCCAACTGTGTGCCCCCCAAAGCCTCAACTTGAGAAG GATGATTCCATGTCCCTGGATGCCCTCAGTGCTCTTGGCGACACCCTGGCTGCTCCAGAACCAGCACCTGAACCTCCCAAGCTCAGACCCGAGGATGTGGTCTCG GAAGATAAACTGGCCTCTGAGaagggtgtgcgtgtgggtgagCGTGAGGACACGCTTCCGCCTGAGTACAGGTTCAGAGACGACAAACACAAAGACCTTCCTGCACTCAAGCCTGAG ccatCCATGGACTCTGGCGAGGCTCTGGACTTCTTGTCAGGAGACTTCATGTCCCCCTCTGCTGCTCCTGTGGTCCAGGCTTCCATCCccgctgctgctcctcctgcatACACTGATGACTTTGCCCTGGACGCTCTGGCTGGAGACTTTGCCCTGGACGCTCTGGCTGGAGAATTTGTTGCTCCCGCTGTGGCTCCTGCGGTCCAGTCAGCTGCTGACCGCCAG CTCTCCACAGGAACGGCAGACGCCTTGGACTCTTTGTCAGACACCTTGATAGATGCCACCCCTGTCCCTGAGCCCGCTCCCATCCCAGCCAAAGACATCATCAAG GAGAAGGAGGTTGCAGAAGAGAAACTCATcaagatgggggagagagacgacAGCCTTCCTCCTGAGTACCGGCAAACAAAGGAAGACCTGAAG GCAAAGGTCAAATCCAAGGCCAAAGCAGATGTCAAACCTAAACAG AAATCTATGGATGAAGCTGATGCCCTTGAGgtgctgtctggtgacttctCTGCCTCTGTCACCCCTGCTGCCTCTGTGGGGGTCTCAACAGTGCTGGTGCCACCCTCTCTGCACCCAGAAAATTTGCAG GCTGTGTCCGGCCCTGTGTTGGACTCTCTGGCTGACACTTTGCTTCCAGATGTTCCAGAGTTCAAACCAAAAGGAGAAAAGCCAAAG GGCAAGAGCAAGTCAAGGTCAAAATCCAAA AAAAATCAAGCAGAGGAGCCTTCAGCCTTCGACACCCTGTCTGGAGAAATGAGCTCAGACGTAGTGCCTACATCCATGAGGAAGGGTGGCAAGAGCTAG
- the cast gene encoding calpastatin isoform X32, with translation MGQFFSWIRAPRDNQGLQDVSVEQQSQPKHAPPAPAAQVSSMKPAQFEVQVEVGPPGTKASKEAPEVDPFDALAAILPSVDSVSQPDPPKYTGPEVKEHGLTAEDAMLCGVREDTLPPEYRFENRGPAVKPDVVKKDIPKPMGTDEALDSLSAGFMTSTSPSQKKGEKMESVGAINASTAGISNFAPPPPSKKPEESKTAPATKSAVLPADKKAKVEKKPEESKTAPATKSAVPPADKKAKLEKDDSMSLDALSALGDTLAAAEPAPEPPKLRPEDMVSEGKLKKEKGVRVGERDDTLPPEYRFKDDKHKDLPAPKPEPSMDSGEALDILSGDFMTSSVAPVAPQAPPKQPKADVVAPTKASTVQAPVVPPVHSPEIAICPPCVPQPLDRIPNPIPTVCPPKPQLEKDDSMSLDALSALGDTLAAPEPAPEPPKLRPEDVVSEDKLASEKGVRVGEREDTLPPEYRFRDDKHKDLPALKPEPSMDSGEALDFLSGDFMSPSAAPVVQASIPAAAPPAYTDDFALDALAGDFALDALAGEFVAPAVAPAVQSAADRQLSTGTADALDSLSDTLIDATPVPEPAPIPAKDIIKEKEVAEEKLIKMGERDDSLPPEYRQTKEDLKAKVKSKAKADVKPKQKSMDEADALEVLSGDFSASVTPAASVGVSTVLVPPSLHPENLQAVSGPVLDSLADTLLPDVPEFKPKGEKPKGKSKSRSKSKKNQAEEPSAFDTLSGEMSSDVVPTSMRKGGKS, from the exons GTACAAGTAGAAGTTGGGCCCCCAGGAACCAAGGCATCCAAAGAG gcACCTGAAGTGGACCCTTTTGATGCCTTGGCTGCCATTTTGCCATCAGTAGACTCTGTCTCCCAACCAGACCCACCCAAATATACTGGTCCTGAGGTCAAAGAG CATGGCTTGACAGCAGAAGATGCCATGTTGTGTGGGGTCCGAGAAGACACTCTACCGCCTGAATACAGATTTGAAAACAGG GGCCCAGCTGTCAAACCAGATGTTGTGAAAAAGGACATCCCG AAACCCATGGGCACAGACGAGGCTTTGGATTCCCTTTCTGCCGGGTTCATGACCTCAACTTCCCCGAGTCAGAAGAAAGGAGAA AAAATGGAGAGTGTGGGTGCCATTAATGCCTCAACTGCTGGCATCTCCAACTTTGCTCCACCACCCCCTTCCAAG AAACCTGAAGAGTCAAAGACTGCCCCTGCTACAAAGTCTGCTGTTCTCCCTGCTGACAAGAAAGCCAAAGTTGAGAAG AAACCTGAAGAGTCAAAGACTGCACCTGCTACAAAGTCTGCTGTTCCTCCCGCTGACAAGAAAGCCAAACTTGAAAAG gATGACTCCATGTCCCTGGATGCCCTCAGTGCTCTTGGCGACACCCTGGCTGCTGCAGAACCAGCACCTGAACCTCCCAAGCTCAGACCCGAGGATATGGTCTCG GAGGGCAAGTTGAAGAAAGAGAAGGGTGTGCGCGTGGGTGAACGCGATGACACGCTTCCGCCTGAGTACAGGTTCAAAGACGACAAACACAAAGACCTTCCTGCACCCAAGCCTGAA ccCTCCATGGACTCTGGTGAGGCTCTGGATATCTTATCTGGAGACTTCATGACATCGTCTGTTGCGCCAGTTGCACCCCAAGCTCCTCCCAAACAG cCTAAGGCAGATGTTGTTGCACCAACTAAAGCTTCCACAGTCCAGGCCCCTGTTGTTCCTCCTGTACATTCTCCAGAG ATAGCCATTTGTCCTCCATGTGTGCCACAACCTCTTGACAGGATCCCTAACCCTATTCCAACTGTGTGCCCCCCAAAGCCTCAACTTGAGAAG GATGATTCCATGTCCCTGGATGCCCTCAGTGCTCTTGGCGACACCCTGGCTGCTCCAGAACCAGCACCTGAACCTCCCAAGCTCAGACCCGAGGATGTGGTCTCG GAAGATAAACTGGCCTCTGAGaagggtgtgcgtgtgggtgagCGTGAGGACACGCTTCCGCCTGAGTACAGGTTCAGAGACGACAAACACAAAGACCTTCCTGCACTCAAGCCTGAG ccatCCATGGACTCTGGCGAGGCTCTGGACTTCTTGTCAGGAGACTTCATGTCCCCCTCTGCTGCTCCTGTGGTCCAGGCTTCCATCCccgctgctgctcctcctgcatACACTGATGACTTTGCCCTGGACGCTCTGGCTGGAGACTTTGCCCTGGACGCTCTGGCTGGAGAATTTGTTGCTCCCGCTGTGGCTCCTGCGGTCCAGTCAGCTGCTGACCGCCAG CTCTCCACAGGAACGGCAGACGCCTTGGACTCTTTGTCAGACACCTTGATAGATGCCACCCCTGTCCCTGAGCCCGCTCCCATCCCAGCCAAAGACATCATCAAG GAGAAGGAGGTTGCAGAAGAGAAACTCATcaagatgggggagagagacgacAGCCTTCCTCCTGAGTACCGGCAAACAAAGGAAGACCTGAAG GCAAAGGTCAAATCCAAGGCCAAAGCAGATGTCAAACCTAAACAG AAATCTATGGATGAAGCTGATGCCCTTGAGgtgctgtctggtgacttctCTGCCTCTGTCACCCCTGCTGCCTCTGTGGGGGTCTCAACAGTGCTGGTGCCACCCTCTCTGCACCCAGAAAATTTGCAG GCTGTGTCCGGCCCTGTGTTGGACTCTCTGGCTGACACTTTGCTTCCAGATGTTCCAGAGTTCAAACCAAAAGGAGAAAAGCCAAAG GGCAAGAGCAAGTCAAGGTCAAAATCCAAA AAAAATCAAGCAGAGGAGCCTTCAGCCTTCGACACCCTGTCTGGAGAAATGAGCTCAGACGTAGTGCCTACATCCATGAGGAAGGGTGGCAAGAGCTAG
- the cast gene encoding calpastatin isoform X41, producing the protein MGQFFSWIRAPRDNQGLQDVSVEQQSQPKHAPPAPAAQVSSMKPAQFEVQVEVGPPGTKASKEGPAVKPDVVKKDIPKPMGTDEALDSLSAGFMTSTSPSQKKGEKMESVGAINASTAGISNFAPPPPSKKPEESKTAPATKSAVLPADKKAKVEKKPEESKTAPATKSAVPPADKKAKLEKDDSMSLDALSALGDTLAAAEPAPEPPKLRPEDMVSEGKLKKEKGVRVGERDDTLPPEYRFKDDKHKDLPAPKPEPSMDSGEALDILSGDFMTSSVAPVAPQAPPKQPKADVVAPTKASTVQAPVVPPVHSPEIAICPPCVPQPLDRIPNPIPTVCPPKPQLEKDDSMSLDALSALGDTLAAPEPAPEPPKLRPEDVVSEDKLASEKGVRVGEREDTLPPEYRFRDDKHKDLPALKPEPSMDSGEALDFLSGDFMSPSAAPVVQASIPAAAPPAYTDDFALDALAGDFALDALAGEFVAPAVAPAVQSAADRQLSTGTADALDSLSDTLIDATPVPEPAPIPAKDIIKEKEVAEEKLIKMGERDDSLPPEYRQTKEDLKAKVKSKAKADVKPKQKSMDEADALEVLSGDFSASVTPAASVGVSTVLVPPSLHPENLQAVSGPVLDSLADTLLPDVPEFKPKGEKPKGKSKSRSKSKKNQAEEPSAFDTLSGEMSSDVVPTSMRKGGKS; encoded by the exons GTACAAGTAGAAGTTGGGCCCCCAGGAACCAAGGCATCCAAAGAG GGCCCAGCTGTCAAACCAGATGTTGTGAAAAAGGACATCCCG AAACCCATGGGCACAGACGAGGCTTTGGATTCCCTTTCTGCCGGGTTCATGACCTCAACTTCCCCGAGTCAGAAGAAAGGAGAA AAAATGGAGAGTGTGGGTGCCATTAATGCCTCAACTGCTGGCATCTCCAACTTTGCTCCACCACCCCCTTCCAAG AAACCTGAAGAGTCAAAGACTGCCCCTGCTACAAAGTCTGCTGTTCTCCCTGCTGACAAGAAAGCCAAAGTTGAGAAG AAACCTGAAGAGTCAAAGACTGCACCTGCTACAAAGTCTGCTGTTCCTCCCGCTGACAAGAAAGCCAAACTTGAAAAG gATGACTCCATGTCCCTGGATGCCCTCAGTGCTCTTGGCGACACCCTGGCTGCTGCAGAACCAGCACCTGAACCTCCCAAGCTCAGACCCGAGGATATGGTCTCG GAGGGCAAGTTGAAGAAAGAGAAGGGTGTGCGCGTGGGTGAACGCGATGACACGCTTCCGCCTGAGTACAGGTTCAAAGACGACAAACACAAAGACCTTCCTGCACCCAAGCCTGAA ccCTCCATGGACTCTGGTGAGGCTCTGGATATCTTATCTGGAGACTTCATGACATCGTCTGTTGCGCCAGTTGCACCCCAAGCTCCTCCCAAACAG cCTAAGGCAGATGTTGTTGCACCAACTAAAGCTTCCACAGTCCAGGCCCCTGTTGTTCCTCCTGTACATTCTCCAGAG ATAGCCATTTGTCCTCCATGTGTGCCACAACCTCTTGACAGGATCCCTAACCCTATTCCAACTGTGTGCCCCCCAAAGCCTCAACTTGAGAAG GATGATTCCATGTCCCTGGATGCCCTCAGTGCTCTTGGCGACACCCTGGCTGCTCCAGAACCAGCACCTGAACCTCCCAAGCTCAGACCCGAGGATGTGGTCTCG GAAGATAAACTGGCCTCTGAGaagggtgtgcgtgtgggtgagCGTGAGGACACGCTTCCGCCTGAGTACAGGTTCAGAGACGACAAACACAAAGACCTTCCTGCACTCAAGCCTGAG ccatCCATGGACTCTGGCGAGGCTCTGGACTTCTTGTCAGGAGACTTCATGTCCCCCTCTGCTGCTCCTGTGGTCCAGGCTTCCATCCccgctgctgctcctcctgcatACACTGATGACTTTGCCCTGGACGCTCTGGCTGGAGACTTTGCCCTGGACGCTCTGGCTGGAGAATTTGTTGCTCCCGCTGTGGCTCCTGCGGTCCAGTCAGCTGCTGACCGCCAG CTCTCCACAGGAACGGCAGACGCCTTGGACTCTTTGTCAGACACCTTGATAGATGCCACCCCTGTCCCTGAGCCCGCTCCCATCCCAGCCAAAGACATCATCAAG GAGAAGGAGGTTGCAGAAGAGAAACTCATcaagatgggggagagagacgacAGCCTTCCTCCTGAGTACCGGCAAACAAAGGAAGACCTGAAG GCAAAGGTCAAATCCAAGGCCAAAGCAGATGTCAAACCTAAACAG AAATCTATGGATGAAGCTGATGCCCTTGAGgtgctgtctggtgacttctCTGCCTCTGTCACCCCTGCTGCCTCTGTGGGGGTCTCAACAGTGCTGGTGCCACCCTCTCTGCACCCAGAAAATTTGCAG GCTGTGTCCGGCCCTGTGTTGGACTCTCTGGCTGACACTTTGCTTCCAGATGTTCCAGAGTTCAAACCAAAAGGAGAAAAGCCAAAG GGCAAGAGCAAGTCAAGGTCAAAATCCAAA AAAAATCAAGCAGAGGAGCCTTCAGCCTTCGACACCCTGTCTGGAGAAATGAGCTCAGACGTAGTGCCTACATCCATGAGGAAGGGTGGCAAGAGCTAG
- the cast gene encoding calpastatin isoform X33, translating into MPLHDHSQPKHAPPAPAAQVSSMKPAQFEVQVEVGPPGTKASKEAPEVDPFDALAAILPSVDSVSQPDPPKYTGPEVKEHGLTAEDAMLCGVREDTLPPEYRFENRGPAVKPDVVKKDIPKPMGTDEALDSLSAGFMTSTSPSQKKGEKMESVGAINASTAGISNFAPPPPSKKPEESKTAPATKSAVLPADKKAKVEKKPEESKTAPATKSAVPPADKKAKLEKDDSMSLDALSALGDTLAAAEPAPEPPKLRPEDMVSEGKLKKEKGVRVGERDDTLPPEYRFKDDKHKDLPAPKPEPSMDSGEALDILSGDFMTSSVAPVAPQAPPKQPKADVVAPTKASTVQAPVVPPVHSPEIAICPPCVPQPLDRIPNPIPTVCPPKPQLEKDDSMSLDALSALGDTLAAPEPAPEPPKLRPEDVVSEDKLASEKGVRVGEREDTLPPEYRFRDDKHKDLPALKPEPSMDSGEALDFLSGDFMSPSAAPVVQASIPAAAPPAYTDDFALDALAGDFALDALAGEFVAPAVAPAVQSAADRQLSTGTADALDSLSDTLIDATPVPEPAPIPAKDIIKEKEVAEEKLIKMGERDDSLPPEYRQTKEDLKAKVKSKAKADVKPKQKSMDEADALEVLSGDFSASVTPAASVGVSTVLVPPSLHPENLQAVSGPVLDSLADTLLPDVPEFKPKGEKPKGKSKSRSKSKKNQAEEPSAFDTLSGEMSSDVVPTSMRKGGKS; encoded by the exons GTACAAGTAGAAGTTGGGCCCCCAGGAACCAAGGCATCCAAAGAG gcACCTGAAGTGGACCCTTTTGATGCCTTGGCTGCCATTTTGCCATCAGTAGACTCTGTCTCCCAACCAGACCCACCCAAATATACTGGTCCTGAGGTCAAAGAG CATGGCTTGACAGCAGAAGATGCCATGTTGTGTGGGGTCCGAGAAGACACTCTACCGCCTGAATACAGATTTGAAAACAGG GGCCCAGCTGTCAAACCAGATGTTGTGAAAAAGGACATCCCG AAACCCATGGGCACAGACGAGGCTTTGGATTCCCTTTCTGCCGGGTTCATGACCTCAACTTCCCCGAGTCAGAAGAAAGGAGAA AAAATGGAGAGTGTGGGTGCCATTAATGCCTCAACTGCTGGCATCTCCAACTTTGCTCCACCACCCCCTTCCAAG AAACCTGAAGAGTCAAAGACTGCCCCTGCTACAAAGTCTGCTGTTCTCCCTGCTGACAAGAAAGCCAAAGTTGAGAAG AAACCTGAAGAGTCAAAGACTGCACCTGCTACAAAGTCTGCTGTTCCTCCCGCTGACAAGAAAGCCAAACTTGAAAAG gATGACTCCATGTCCCTGGATGCCCTCAGTGCTCTTGGCGACACCCTGGCTGCTGCAGAACCAGCACCTGAACCTCCCAAGCTCAGACCCGAGGATATGGTCTCG GAGGGCAAGTTGAAGAAAGAGAAGGGTGTGCGCGTGGGTGAACGCGATGACACGCTTCCGCCTGAGTACAGGTTCAAAGACGACAAACACAAAGACCTTCCTGCACCCAAGCCTGAA ccCTCCATGGACTCTGGTGAGGCTCTGGATATCTTATCTGGAGACTTCATGACATCGTCTGTTGCGCCAGTTGCACCCCAAGCTCCTCCCAAACAG cCTAAGGCAGATGTTGTTGCACCAACTAAAGCTTCCACAGTCCAGGCCCCTGTTGTTCCTCCTGTACATTCTCCAGAG ATAGCCATTTGTCCTCCATGTGTGCCACAACCTCTTGACAGGATCCCTAACCCTATTCCAACTGTGTGCCCCCCAAAGCCTCAACTTGAGAAG GATGATTCCATGTCCCTGGATGCCCTCAGTGCTCTTGGCGACACCCTGGCTGCTCCAGAACCAGCACCTGAACCTCCCAAGCTCAGACCCGAGGATGTGGTCTCG GAAGATAAACTGGCCTCTGAGaagggtgtgcgtgtgggtgagCGTGAGGACACGCTTCCGCCTGAGTACAGGTTCAGAGACGACAAACACAAAGACCTTCCTGCACTCAAGCCTGAG ccatCCATGGACTCTGGCGAGGCTCTGGACTTCTTGTCAGGAGACTTCATGTCCCCCTCTGCTGCTCCTGTGGTCCAGGCTTCCATCCccgctgctgctcctcctgcatACACTGATGACTTTGCCCTGGACGCTCTGGCTGGAGACTTTGCCCTGGACGCTCTGGCTGGAGAATTTGTTGCTCCCGCTGTGGCTCCTGCGGTCCAGTCAGCTGCTGACCGCCAG CTCTCCACAGGAACGGCAGACGCCTTGGACTCTTTGTCAGACACCTTGATAGATGCCACCCCTGTCCCTGAGCCCGCTCCCATCCCAGCCAAAGACATCATCAAG GAGAAGGAGGTTGCAGAAGAGAAACTCATcaagatgggggagagagacgacAGCCTTCCTCCTGAGTACCGGCAAACAAAGGAAGACCTGAAG GCAAAGGTCAAATCCAAGGCCAAAGCAGATGTCAAACCTAAACAG AAATCTATGGATGAAGCTGATGCCCTTGAGgtgctgtctggtgacttctCTGCCTCTGTCACCCCTGCTGCCTCTGTGGGGGTCTCAACAGTGCTGGTGCCACCCTCTCTGCACCCAGAAAATTTGCAG GCTGTGTCCGGCCCTGTGTTGGACTCTCTGGCTGACACTTTGCTTCCAGATGTTCCAGAGTTCAAACCAAAAGGAGAAAAGCCAAAG GGCAAGAGCAAGTCAAGGTCAAAATCCAAA AAAAATCAAGCAGAGGAGCCTTCAGCCTTCGACACCCTGTCTGGAGAAATGAGCTCAGACGTAGTGCCTACATCCATGAGGAAGGGTGGCAAGAGCTAG
- the cast gene encoding calpastatin isoform X37 produces the protein MPHKKRTHGHRKKAGHEQKTTVGDQQGGGPTTHPTSAAAKSQPKHAPPAPAAQVSSMKPAQFEVQVEVGPPGTKASKEGPAVKPDVVKKDIPKPMGTDEALDSLSAGFMTSTSPSQKKGEKMESVGAINASTAGISNFAPPPPSKKPEESKTAPATKSAVLPADKKAKVEKKPEESKTAPATKSAVPPADKKAKLEKDDSMSLDALSALGDTLAAAEPAPEPPKLRPEDMVSEGKLKKEKGVRVGERDDTLPPEYRFKDDKHKDLPAPKPEPSMDSGEALDILSGDFMTSSVAPVAPQAPPKQPKADVVAPTKASTVQAPVVPPVHSPEIAICPPCVPQPLDRIPNPIPTVCPPKPQLEKDDSMSLDALSALGDTLAAPEPAPEPPKLRPEDVVSEDKLASEKGVRVGEREDTLPPEYRFRDDKHKDLPALKPEPSMDSGEALDFLSGDFMSPSAAPVVQASIPAAAPPAYTDDFALDALAGDFALDALAGEFVAPAVAPAVQSAADRQLSTGTADALDSLSDTLIDATPVPEPAPIPAKDIIKEKEVAEEKLIKMGERDDSLPPEYRQTKEDLKAKVKSKAKADVKPKQKSMDEADALEVLSGDFSASVTPAASVGVSTVLVPPSLHPENLQAVSGPVLDSLADTLLPDVPEFKPKGEKPKGKSKSRSKSKKNQAEEPSAFDTLSGEMSSDVVPTSMRKGGKS, from the exons GTACAAGTAGAAGTTGGGCCCCCAGGAACCAAGGCATCCAAAGAG GGCCCAGCTGTCAAACCAGATGTTGTGAAAAAGGACATCCCG AAACCCATGGGCACAGACGAGGCTTTGGATTCCCTTTCTGCCGGGTTCATGACCTCAACTTCCCCGAGTCAGAAGAAAGGAGAA AAAATGGAGAGTGTGGGTGCCATTAATGCCTCAACTGCTGGCATCTCCAACTTTGCTCCACCACCCCCTTCCAAG AAACCTGAAGAGTCAAAGACTGCCCCTGCTACAAAGTCTGCTGTTCTCCCTGCTGACAAGAAAGCCAAAGTTGAGAAG AAACCTGAAGAGTCAAAGACTGCACCTGCTACAAAGTCTGCTGTTCCTCCCGCTGACAAGAAAGCCAAACTTGAAAAG gATGACTCCATGTCCCTGGATGCCCTCAGTGCTCTTGGCGACACCCTGGCTGCTGCAGAACCAGCACCTGAACCTCCCAAGCTCAGACCCGAGGATATGGTCTCG GAGGGCAAGTTGAAGAAAGAGAAGGGTGTGCGCGTGGGTGAACGCGATGACACGCTTCCGCCTGAGTACAGGTTCAAAGACGACAAACACAAAGACCTTCCTGCACCCAAGCCTGAA ccCTCCATGGACTCTGGTGAGGCTCTGGATATCTTATCTGGAGACTTCATGACATCGTCTGTTGCGCCAGTTGCACCCCAAGCTCCTCCCAAACAG cCTAAGGCAGATGTTGTTGCACCAACTAAAGCTTCCACAGTCCAGGCCCCTGTTGTTCCTCCTGTACATTCTCCAGAG ATAGCCATTTGTCCTCCATGTGTGCCACAACCTCTTGACAGGATCCCTAACCCTATTCCAACTGTGTGCCCCCCAAAGCCTCAACTTGAGAAG GATGATTCCATGTCCCTGGATGCCCTCAGTGCTCTTGGCGACACCCTGGCTGCTCCAGAACCAGCACCTGAACCTCCCAAGCTCAGACCCGAGGATGTGGTCTCG GAAGATAAACTGGCCTCTGAGaagggtgtgcgtgtgggtgagCGTGAGGACACGCTTCCGCCTGAGTACAGGTTCAGAGACGACAAACACAAAGACCTTCCTGCACTCAAGCCTGAG ccatCCATGGACTCTGGCGAGGCTCTGGACTTCTTGTCAGGAGACTTCATGTCCCCCTCTGCTGCTCCTGTGGTCCAGGCTTCCATCCccgctgctgctcctcctgcatACACTGATGACTTTGCCCTGGACGCTCTGGCTGGAGACTTTGCCCTGGACGCTCTGGCTGGAGAATTTGTTGCTCCCGCTGTGGCTCCTGCGGTCCAGTCAGCTGCTGACCGCCAG CTCTCCACAGGAACGGCAGACGCCTTGGACTCTTTGTCAGACACCTTGATAGATGCCACCCCTGTCCCTGAGCCCGCTCCCATCCCAGCCAAAGACATCATCAAG GAGAAGGAGGTTGCAGAAGAGAAACTCATcaagatgggggagagagacgacAGCCTTCCTCCTGAGTACCGGCAAACAAAGGAAGACCTGAAG GCAAAGGTCAAATCCAAGGCCAAAGCAGATGTCAAACCTAAACAG AAATCTATGGATGAAGCTGATGCCCTTGAGgtgctgtctggtgacttctCTGCCTCTGTCACCCCTGCTGCCTCTGTGGGGGTCTCAACAGTGCTGGTGCCACCCTCTCTGCACCCAGAAAATTTGCAG GCTGTGTCCGGCCCTGTGTTGGACTCTCTGGCTGACACTTTGCTTCCAGATGTTCCAGAGTTCAAACCAAAAGGAGAAAAGCCAAAG GGCAAGAGCAAGTCAAGGTCAAAATCCAAA AAAAATCAAGCAGAGGAGCCTTCAGCCTTCGACACCCTGTCTGGAGAAATGAGCTCAGACGTAGTGCCTACATCCATGAGGAAGGGTGGCAAGAGCTAG